A single region of the Moritella sp. Urea-trap-13 genome encodes:
- a CDS encoding cupin domain-containing protein, giving the protein MYKLNLDIADFMENYWQKKPLLIKAGFKDFIDPISPDEIAGLAMEEEITSRMVWREEDKWQAKCGPFTEFERMEQDGSAILVQAINHWHEPSAELANTFNFIPSWRFDDLMVSYSTDTGGVGPHVDRYCVFIIQGLGKRHWRVGAQDMNPQEFAANGALKHCEAFDAVIDTVLEPGDILYIPPYAPHEGYAVGEAINYSVGFRAQDQKELLNDFGDYLLQQDKEFVRYSDPKLQPRAEHGSIEASEVQGLTDIMTSLMADKSVMHDFLGRHYSESAHELDIVVPEGGYIADYAIVVDEIGMESYLRKVNGLKTLYFPEMPTSCFIDGERYDFDASIAASVQTLCNTTEQSAKELEALMEDKVFGQQLIEWVNLGYWHFE; this is encoded by the coding sequence ATGTATAAATTAAATCTTGATATTGCTGACTTCATGGAAAATTATTGGCAGAAAAAACCACTGTTAATTAAAGCGGGATTCAAGGATTTTATCGATCCAATTAGCCCGGATGAAATTGCTGGTTTAGCAATGGAAGAAGAAATCACATCACGTATGGTATGGCGTGAAGAAGATAAGTGGCAAGCGAAATGCGGTCCTTTTACTGAGTTTGAACGTATGGAACAAGATGGCTCTGCTATCTTAGTGCAAGCGATCAACCATTGGCATGAACCTTCGGCTGAATTGGCTAATACCTTTAACTTTATTCCTAGCTGGCGCTTTGATGATTTAATGGTTTCTTACAGTACAGATACAGGTGGTGTAGGTCCGCATGTTGACCGTTATTGTGTATTCATTATTCAAGGCCTAGGCAAGCGTCATTGGCGTGTAGGTGCTCAAGATATGAATCCTCAAGAGTTTGCTGCTAACGGCGCTCTGAAGCATTGTGAAGCATTTGATGCGGTTATTGATACAGTATTAGAACCAGGTGATATTTTATATATCCCACCTTATGCACCGCATGAAGGTTATGCTGTTGGCGAAGCGATTAACTACTCAGTAGGTTTCCGCGCCCAAGACCAAAAAGAACTGTTAAATGACTTTGGTGATTACCTATTACAACAAGACAAAGAATTTGTTCGTTATAGCGATCCTAAATTACAACCGCGCGCAGAACATGGCTCAATCGAAGCAAGCGAAGTGCAAGGTTTAACAGACATCATGACATCATTAATGGCTGATAAAAGCGTTATGCATGATTTCCTTGGCCGTCATTACAGTGAATCTGCACACGAACTCGATATTGTCGTACCAGAAGGCGGTTATATCGCTGATTACGCTATCGTAGTAGATGAAATCGGTATGGAATCTTATTTACGTAAAGTGAATGGCCTAAAGACATTATACTTCCCTGAAATGCCAACGAGCTGTTTCATTGATGGCGAGCGTTATGACTTTGACGCAAGTATTGCTGCAAGCGTGCAAACGTTATGTAATACCACTGAGCAGTCGGCAAAAGAACTTGAAGCGTTAATGGAAGATAAAGTATTTGGTCAACAGTTGATTGAATGGGTTAACTTAGGTTACTGGCACTTTGAGTAA
- a CDS encoding cytochrome c-type biogenesis protein — translation MKKLFVLMTLMLSFSVAAVIDVYDFETEEQEALFRTLTAELRCPKCQNNNLADSNASIAKDMRQKTYNMVIEGQDEEQIVTYWIDRFGNFVLYKPPVTLGTAILWVGPGLFVLFGGLIIVRNSRRKISVATDERDEELTSAEKDRLAKILKDSEK, via the coding sequence ATGAAAAAATTATTCGTATTAATGACTTTAATGCTCAGTTTCAGTGTTGCGGCTGTGATTGATGTCTATGACTTTGAGACTGAAGAACAAGAAGCCTTGTTTAGAACATTAACGGCAGAGTTACGTTGCCCTAAATGCCAAAACAATAACCTTGCTGATTCGAATGCCTCGATTGCCAAAGATATGCGTCAAAAAACTTATAACATGGTGATTGAAGGTCAGGACGAAGAGCAGATTGTCACTTACTGGATTGACCGATTTGGCAACTTTGTTTTATACAAACCGCCGGTAACCTTAGGCACCGCCATTTTATGGGTTGGTCCTGGTTTATTTGTATTATTTGGTGGTTTAATCATTGTTCGTAACAGCCGTCGTAAAATTAGTGTTGCAACTGATGAGCGCGATGAAGAGTTAACGAGTGCGGAGAAAGACCGTTTGGCCAAAATTTTAAAAGATAGCGAGAAATAG
- a CDS encoding DsbE family thiol:disulfide interchange protein, with protein MTNDVKKKNQLMTRLIPLIVFLCVSVFLYIGLFRDATVLESTFIGRPVPEFALNDLVEPELQHDKSVLSGKPMLLNVWATWCPTCYAEHKYLNELAEDGVYIVGMNYKDERSKALRWLEELDNPYKISLYDPDGMLGLDLGVYGAPETFFIDSNGIIQFKHVGDINPRNWNGELKAIYEQLK; from the coding sequence AAAAAAAGAATCAGTTAATGACACGACTAATACCCTTGATCGTATTTTTATGTGTGTCTGTGTTTCTTTATATTGGCTTATTTCGTGACGCTACCGTGTTAGAGTCGACCTTCATTGGTCGGCCTGTTCCTGAGTTTGCATTAAACGATTTAGTTGAACCTGAGTTACAGCACGATAAAAGTGTGCTGTCGGGTAAACCTATGCTGTTAAATGTATGGGCAACGTGGTGCCCAACATGTTACGCCGAGCATAAGTATTTAAATGAACTTGCTGAAGACGGTGTTTACATTGTTGGCATGAACTACAAAGATGAGCGTTCAAAAGCCCTAAGATGGTTAGAAGAGTTAGATAATCCATATAAGATCAGCCTTTATGATCCTGATGGTATGCTAGGTCTTGATCTTGGTGTGTACGGCGCACCTGAAACCTTCTTCATTGATAGTAACGGTATTATCCAATTCAAGCACGTAGGTGATATTAATCCGCGTAATTGGAATGGTGAACTAAAAGCTATTTATGAGCAGTTAAAGTAA
- the ccmI gene encoding c-type cytochrome biogenesis protein CcmI, which yields MLLFWIVSIVLVVVAALAFVIPISGKSKLTGATRDQLNKDLYKSRISELADDEDQGLLDKSAEFIDEMQRGLLDDVVDEKAKKVSTADSPFIWLAGVIFLVVFSVSAYLTLGARDKVANWEDVYSRLPELTNRVMNEGDKVTDQEISDFKLALSTKMMAEPDNEFGWLLLGRLNVALGDSNAAFIAMDRAYKLAPMNTSIVTGYAQALMLSDDPEQNNLARKILMDLKQEKPDDIEVLSTSAFMALENQDYLGAIEQWQRMLPLLAGQPERIEMIQGSIEYARKQIAAKDGSAPFANNAASSVDSRPVATSTETSAATSDAVAGNEQVTITITADQAEMKGYLYVYVKAAAGPKAPLAVKRIMDPTFPLTISLSDSDAMMAQMKMSQFPSIKVSAKLSQDSDVTTKEDDINSNIVTLNEGDARAVTLNLSR from the coding sequence ATGTTGTTATTTTGGATAGTAAGTATTGTATTAGTGGTCGTTGCTGCGCTCGCATTTGTTATTCCCATTAGTGGTAAGAGCAAGTTAACAGGCGCGACACGAGACCAATTAAACAAAGACTTGTATAAGAGTCGTATCAGCGAATTAGCTGACGATGAAGATCAAGGTTTGTTAGACAAAAGCGCAGAGTTTATTGATGAAATGCAACGTGGTCTATTGGATGACGTTGTTGATGAGAAAGCGAAAAAAGTAAGTACTGCGGACTCACCATTCATCTGGCTTGCTGGTGTTATATTCTTAGTGGTTTTCTCTGTGTCTGCTTATCTGACATTAGGCGCACGTGACAAGGTAGCAAACTGGGAAGATGTGTACTCACGTTTACCTGAGCTAACCAATCGCGTGATGAATGAAGGTGATAAAGTGACAGATCAGGAGATCTCTGACTTTAAACTGGCATTAAGCACTAAGATGATGGCTGAACCAGATAACGAATTTGGTTGGTTATTATTGGGTCGTTTAAACGTTGCACTGGGTGATTCAAACGCAGCATTCATTGCTATGGATCGTGCTTATAAACTTGCACCGATGAACACATCGATTGTGACGGGTTATGCCCAAGCATTAATGCTGAGTGATGATCCTGAACAGAATAACTTAGCACGTAAAATATTGATGGATCTTAAACAAGAGAAACCTGACGATATCGAAGTGTTATCGACTTCTGCATTCATGGCGTTAGAAAATCAAGATTACCTTGGCGCAATCGAGCAATGGCAACGTATGTTACCGTTACTTGCTGGTCAGCCAGAACGTATCGAAATGATCCAAGGTAGTATTGAATACGCACGCAAGCAGATTGCAGCTAAAGACGGTTCAGCACCTTTTGCTAACAATGCGGCATCGTCAGTTGATAGTCGTCCTGTTGCAACAAGTACAGAAACGAGTGCAGCGACAAGTGATGCAGTTGCGGGCAATGAGCAAGTAACGATCACGATTACTGCTGACCAAGCTGAAATGAAAGGTTACTTGTATGTTTACGTGAAAGCCGCTGCGGGGCCTAAAGCGCCGCTTGCAGTTAAACGTATCATGGACCCAACGTTCCCATTAACTATCTCATTATCTGATAGTGATGCAATGATGGCACAAATGAAAATGTCGCAATTCCCATCAATTAAAGTCAGCGCTAAGCTGTCTCAAGATTCGGATGTGACAACCAAAGAAGATGACATCAACTCTAATATTGTGACGCTTAATGAAGGCGATGCACGTGCAGTGACGCTTAATTTAAGCCGTTAA